Genomic DNA from Cupriavidus pauculus:
CGGTCCGGCATCATCATCACGCTGCCCGGTTGCGGATAGCGTGTCTTGACGGCGCTGGCGACGACCTTCTCGCACGCATTGCCGGCGGCCTCGAGCGTGGCGCGGCTCAGGCCGGCGCTGCCCGGCGGCGGCGTGATGGTGGTGGTCGATGGCGCAGGCAGCCGCTGGGGCTGCGCGGGCGCCGGGGTGTCGAAGAACGGCGTGGAGGTACAGGCGGCGAGCGTCGACAGCGTCAGCGTTGCGGCCAGGGTCCTCAGGCTTTGAGACTTAAGGTAGCGAGACATCTGGTCGTTCCAGGATCGTGGACGTAAGTCGCCCGACCCATCGACTCTATGCCAGAAATGCCTTTGGAGCAACCTGACGCCCGTTCGCAATGCGTTCAGGTGCCCGTCATATGCGTGGCCGCGGACGCAATGCGCGCGCGCGTGCGCTCGCTCGCGGCAGGGCCCGCCGCCACCACGTGACGGCCCATCTTGAGCTGCTCACCACTCGCCGCATCGACGAGCACCGGATCGACGGCCTGCCCGGTCTCGCGATCCACGAGCTGCACACTCACGCCTTCGGGCGCGAAATACCGGTTAC
This window encodes:
- a CDS encoding short-chain fatty acid transporter, giving the protein MSRYLKSQSLRTLAATLTLSTLAACTSTPFFDTPAPAQPQRLPAPSTTTITPPPGSAGLSRATLEAAGNACEKVVASAVKTRYPQPGSVMMMPDRERIYQQSATQAGVNGEGTFEPDASDEAMSFRYTCLYNIRTNRVDDVQMRY